A segment of the Sulfurovum indicum genome:
CCCTTTTTAGCTGTGCCTCAAACCTCTTCATGATCGTCTTTGCATTTGCCTGCATTCCCTTCTGTACCTTTTGCTTATACTCTTTAAGCTGCGCATCGATTGCGGCAAGTGCATGTTCATTTTGTACCTGAAGATCTTCTTTATTCTTTGCTGACTCTTCTACCAGCAGTTGTATCTTGACATCGTAATTGTGCAGCAAGGCAGAAAGCTCCCGCATTTTGCCTTTGAGCTGATGCATACGTTTTTTATAGACCTTTGCCCTTCTTCCCTCTGTAGGAATTCCGCTTGCCCTGATGATCTTTCCGCCCACCTCGATCTCTTTGAGTCCTCCCACTTCTGCCTGATACTTCAGTTCAACTGCATCATATTCCTGCTGCATGGCATTTAGCTTTTGCTGTAACGGGTTGCGTGCCTCTTTCACTACCTTCATTTTTGCATGATACTCAGTATCTAAAGCAGCAAACATTTTTTCATACTCTTTTTCAACGCTCTTTTTCTTCTCTTCAAGTGACCTGACCACGGAATCATCACTCCATACCACAACACCGCTGTCAAGTGTTTTTATTTTCTCAATCAGTTTCTCTTCTGCCTGCTTTAAAACATCCTCTTCCTCTTCCAGTTTCTGAGCGTATGTTTTCATATCATCATACGCTTTCTTATTTTCCTTAAGATGTTTTTTCTGCATTGAGGCAAGCAGCTCAGACTCATAGAACTTCAACTCGAGAAAACTTGAAAACGTATAGGCCAAAAAGAGTGAGATACTGATACGGACAGTTATTTTTAAGATATTGCCGGCCCAAAAGCCTGTCTTTTTCCAAAGTGAGATCTGGGCACCATAGGGCATCTGCATAAACCAGTCCGACTGGTAAAATGCCCTGTCGAACAACACAACCACCAGCGCAACAATGGCAGAGACCACGCCATACAGTACATACTCTCCTGTTTCTATTATATTGCTGTCAAAGCGGACGCTTTTGGTCTCTGCATCAAAAAAGACATCTCCACCGTTCATGATAGTTATAGAGTAAAATGTAATGCCCCAGAGTACCACAAAAGTCAGTATCAGAGCATATCCTATCTGTGTTGCCCATATTTTGTCTTTTTGAGGACACTCATTCAGCATTATATTGTCTATCGCTGCTATGTCTCTTGCTATCTTATTGATCATCTTCATTGACCGCTCCTTATGTTTTGATGATCATACTCTTGCATACTTTTTTTAGATACTTTAGATACACCATATAGACATACTATCTGTCTCTTTCTCTCAATATCCTGCATCCAAAATATCCAAAAAACAGTCTGTAAATTCATAGATGAACCGGAAAATACTTGTCATCACAAATGACCAACCCATTCTCAGTCTTATATGAATTTATCATGAGATTTGCACTTAATTTTTTTCAAAGGAGCCGTCATGACAGCACCCATCATCACCAAGCATGCCAAAAGAAGACTCAAACAGCGTGCAGGACTGGCAAAAAGAGCACATGAAAAACACATATACAAGGTATTGAAAGAGGGAATGTTCCTCTACAGAAATAGAGAAAACAATGTTTTTTACATGAGGTATCATACCAAAGAGTATGTTTTCGGGCTGACAAAGCAGCTTGAGCCCATACTCATCACCCTCTATCTAAAATATCCATAATTTGTATGCGATAAATACACCATGCAGGCGGTGCCGACATCTGGTTGGCCGGAAACAACATATAGCGAGGAGTCAACAATGAAAAACAATACAACATCATTTATCAACACGGAAGAGACAAAAGCAGAAATTCTGGTAGAGCCATTGTCAGAAAATGAACAGCTCAGAAAAGCCGTCCAGTCCAAAAAAACCCGTTTGGGTCTTTTTAACGAAATAGTTTACCATAGAGAAGCAGGAAAAGCCCTTCGGGAAAGGATGGGGCAGATTGCCATCGCTCTTTTGGAAGCCCAGAAGGAAGATATTATCCATAGATTGATGCTTGATGGAGATATCCGCAAGAAAAAAGCCTATGGGATTTACCAGACACAAGTCAGTGAACTCAATAAAGAGATCATTAAAGAATCTGAACGTATTACCGATGAACTCAACGGAATGATCCAAGAGGGTATCAGTACCATATATCACAGAAGAGGCAGCTGGACCAGTAATATAAAAAATATGTACAAGCAGGGGTTGTTGGATGATGACTCCAGACAAAAAGAGCTGGAGAGAATGAACCGGTGGATTGACAGAAGTCTGGATGAGTTGGATGATAAAGCTATTTTATTTGCCAAATCACAGGCAGAGACTCTTGCACAGACACTTAAACTGTTAGACCAAAGAAAAATTGAAGATTCTATCTAAGGAGACCAACTATGAAAAAGTCACTACTCCTCATGCCACTTCTTGCCTCACTCCTTGGTGCAGGATGTTTCAAAGCAACAGATGATCTGACGGTCAATGCCCAGCAGATCCGTCTGATCTCAGACTCTCTGGGCTGGAAGGTCGGCAAGCTCAAATCTCTGAGTATTGCCGGGCTCATCAGGACAAAACAGGAGATTTTTCCGGACGGCAGTATCAAAGTCTGCATCCAAGAGCGGGATGGTGACCTGAAGTTCATCATGTACAGCAGCAGTATCGAAGAGAGCGACCCTCAATGGCACTTTTTGACGGCATCTAAAACGGGATGGTTTTAGATGCCCCTGTACTATATGCTTTGCAATAGTTCTTCAGCTTCTTCTAATGTCGATTTTTCTTCTTTGCTATGCAAACTGTTTAAAAACTTTATTTTTTCTTCGTATTGCAACTTCTGATACTCTATCAAATGTTTCTCATTCAATATCCGAATCTCTTTTGCATACTTTTTTTCCAGTTCTTGCAGCTTTCTTCTCTCTGTCTCTAAGATATTATAGAGCCGCTCAGTTTGTCTATCTGTCATAGAAGGCAAAATATCGAACCAATACTGTCGTTCATCATCATCCATACTCTCTGTTGCCAAAATCATTTTTACCAGGAGAGCATGTTTTTTCAACAACGCATTACTGATCATAAACTTTGTGCCATGCTCTCTTATTGTCGTTACACTATTGCTATTATCTGCCAACACCAAACTGCAAATCAAAATCAACCAAACAACTGTTTTCACGTTTTATCCTTTTTCAAGAGCACTTCAATCTCTTTAAAATATTTACTCTTGATACCTTTTTCCCCAAATATTGCAAAGTCCTCAATAATGACATCATCCCATATTTGTCCCGAGTCCAGTTTCAATCCTTTATTTTTTACATAGATCATTTTGGCTTCATCATATTTGCCCAAAAACAGCTTGGCATGTGCCAGATTTGTTTCGATCCATTTTTGTGCAGGATCAAGTTTTAAACCTTCCTCGGCACTTTTCAAAGCCTCTTTATATTCTCCTGAAAGCAACTGGAACCAAGAGAGGTTGCCAAACCGTTCGGCTCTTAACTTGTTAGGCATATCATCATATTTTTTCAGAGAATCCCTGGTAATCCGGATCGCTTTTGAGAGATTTCCGTTAGCTGCATTACAGGATGCCATATTGAAATAATAGTTAAAGAGAGTTTTCTCTTCTTTCTTATTTAAATTCAAATTGGTATCTTTCAAAATAGATATACATGCTTTTAGTTTTTTATTTAGATACTCTTTCTGTGTCGGAAACAGTTTGATCATTTTATCAACCAATACAATAGCCTCTTTGTTCTCTTGTAAAAGATAGCTGTATGAGAGCTGATTTAAAGCCCAGAAGTTATCATCTTGAATAGCAAGAATATGATTGATCTGTTCTTCTATTTCTTTTAATTTATAATCTTTAAATAATTTTTCTATTTTTTCTTTATATTTATAGATCATAAACTTATTTATATACAGGGAGCCTCTAAGCCAGTCAGGAACTTCATGTTTCCTGTTGATTTTTTTATAATCAATTTTCATCTTATAAATACCGTAAAAATACATATCTTCAATAGTCTCTTTTTCTTTGGTTGTATACAGCTCCGGATACTGGCTTGAGTGTCGATATAAAACCCTTGAAATCTTTACGATCTTCTCAATCCCTTCATTAAGTATTTGCTCCCATCTATCCTGGGTATACTCTTTTGCAAACCTTTCACTATTGACATAATTAAACACAGATGTAAAGTTCAATAAGGTGTCCAGTCCGCTGTATACACTGTTTTCTGTTTTGCTCTTAAACTGCTTAAACTTCATAAGCTTGTTCAAAAGTTCTTCGTTGGGCTCATACATGTACTTAAGCATGAAAGAGAGATATTCCAGGGTCTGACGATCTTTATCATTTACATTTCGATATCTTTGAAAAATATCCGGCAAATTTTGCGACAGGAGTGTTGATATCAGTCTATCCAGAGCTTTGAGTTGCTCTTTGGATAATAGCCACAGATCCAAAGAAAGCCTTGCCTCTAACTCCATTCCTACATATTTACTTTTTCTAAAAACTATACCGGTAAAAATTTTATCGAAATCATTTAACTCTTTTTCCTCAAACTTAAGCCCTAATCCTTTTTTACTAAAATACTTCGTAAGTACATTGATCAAAAAGTCTTTTCTTGTTACATTGGCATCCAGGTATGTTAGAATTTTCGATACTTTGTCTAGTTTATCAATATGTCCGTCTTTTGCATCATCATTCAGGAACAATACCCAATATGCCCCTATCATATCATTTTTTTGTTTCTCTATTGTTGCCAATCTGTCTAATGCTGTTTTTTCACTCTTTTCTGCCAGTTTTGCCTGTACTGTTGCCCTCTCTTCATTTACCTTTGCAACCCTCCACTGCCAGGCACTGAAAAGCCCAAAAAGCAAAACAACAAGAAATACTCCAAGATACAGTGTTTTTCTCCT
Coding sequences within it:
- a CDS encoding DUF4407 domain-containing protein — encoded protein: MKMINKIARDIAAIDNIMLNECPQKDKIWATQIGYALILTFVVLWGITFYSITIMNGGDVFFDAETKSVRFDSNIIETGEYVLYGVVSAIVALVVVLFDRAFYQSDWFMQMPYGAQISLWKKTGFWAGNILKITVRISISLFLAYTFSSFLELKFYESELLASMQKKHLKENKKAYDDMKTYAQKLEEEEDVLKQAEEKLIEKIKTLDSGVVVWSDDSVVRSLEEKKKSVEKEYEKMFAALDTEYHAKMKVVKEARNPLQQKLNAMQQEYDAVELKYQAEVGGLKEIEVGGKIIRASGIPTEGRRAKVYKKRMHQLKGKMRELSALLHNYDVKIQLLVEESAKNKEDLQVQNEHALAAIDAQLKEYKQKVQKGMQANAKTIMKRFEAQLKRVQKRLEDIAKNKQQYIEAHYKEIIHSPEFIPFRDGPMSRLIAMDEMKQDPKTGKEVGYFSWVVKGILIFLEIAPILAKMIFGPPTVYAAALQMQTKRATQRILENDGLSRDEIDELIAVEKKKMELEEAKKVLEQIRQERMSEERKTVFSQSQTKNYEEILKEVCTNRAA